In the genome of Thermodesulfobacteriota bacterium, the window TCCTAAATAGAACATGGTCAGGGTGGCCAGGGGAGGGGTTCGATCGCGATGCGGGGGTCGGGGTTTGGCCCCTCCGCTTCAGCCCGTTTTGTCCTGGGTGACGCCGGAAGGATCCCCTGGGAGATCTCCTTCGGCCGAGATGGGGGGCCTGAAATTCTTTTCCTCGAGCCTTTCAATCTGTTCGAGCCGACGCTTGTGTCTCCCTCCGCTGAAGGGGGTCTCCAACCACACCTTGACGATCTCCTTGGCCAGTTCTCGGGCGACGATTCTCCCGCCGATGACCAGGATGTTGGCATCGGTATGTTCGCGGCTCAACCGTGCGGAGAAGAGGTCTTGGACCAGAGCCGCTCTCACCCCCCGAAATTTATTGGCGACGATCGACATCCCGATCCCCGTCCCGCAGATCAGAATGGCCCTTTCCAATTCCCCTCTGGAGACCTTTTCGGCGGCCCGGATCCCGTAGTCGGGGTAATCCACGGCCTCTCCGCTGAAGGTCCCAAAATCGAGGGGCTCATGGTTCAGCTCCCGGAGAAAGGATTTAAGGGCCTCCTTGAGCTCATATCCCCCGTGGTCGCAGGCCAAGCCGATCTGCATCAATCCATGCCCGTGAATTTTTTAAAGATGAGGGTGCAATTGGTTCCCCCGAAGCCAAACGAATTGGACATGCCCACCTTCACTTCCTGCCGCCTGGCCACGTTGGGCACATAGTCGAGATCGCATTCGGGGTCGGGCTCCTCGTAGTTGAGAGTGGGCGGGAGGATCCCATCTCGGATCGACAGGACGGTGAAGATGGCCTCCGTGCTCCCTGCGGCGCCCAAGAGGTGACCCGTCATCGATTTGGTGGCGCTGATGGGGATCTCTTTGGCCCGTTTCCCGAAGACCGCCTTGATCGCCAAGGTCTCGGTGAGGTCGTTAAGGGGGGTGGAGGTCCCATGGGCATTGATATAATCGACCTCCTCCGGCTCCAATCGCGCATCTTGGATGGCCATCCTCATGCACCGGATCGCCCCGTCCCCATCCGGTGAAGGAGCGGTGATGTGGTAGGCATCGCCGGTGTAGCCATAGCCAACCAATTCCGCATAGATCTTTGCGTTTCTCCTCAGGGCGAACTCCATCTCCTCGAGGATCATGATCCCCGCGCCCTCGGCGATCACGAACCCATCCCGGTTCTTTTCGAAGGGCCTGCAGGCCTTCTCCGGCTCGTCGTTCCGCGTGGAGAGGGCCTTCATGGCATTAAACCCGCCGACGGTAAGGGGCGTGATGTTGGCCTCCGTCCCTCCTGCGATGATCACATCGGCGTCCCCATAGACGATCGCCCGGAAGGCATCTCCGATGCAGTGCGCTCCGGTGGCGCAGGCCGTCACGAGGCATGTGTTCGGTCCCTTGGCCCCGTAATGGATGGCGATCTGACCCGAGGCCAGATTGGCAATGAGCATGGGGATGAAAAAGGGGCTAATCCTCCCTGGCCCCTTTTCCAGGAGGATTTGGTGGTATCTTTCGATCGTGGGAAGGCCTCCCAACCCCGTCCCGACGATGACGCCGACCCGCTCACAGTTTTCCGGCGTGATGGTCAATCGGGCGTCTTCAATGGCCTCCTTCGTCGCCGCGAGGGCATACTGGATGAAGAGGTCCATCTTCTTGATCTCTTTCTTCTCGATATAGAGCTCGGGGTTGAAACCCTTCACCTCGGCGGCAATCTGGGTTTCAAACTTCTCCGGGTTGAATCGGGTAATCCGGCCGATGCCCGTCTTGCCCTCACAGATATTCCTCCAGGCCGTCTCGACCCCGATGCCCGTCGGGATGACCAACCCCAATCCGGTGACGACGACTCTCCTTCTCAATCTCCTTCCCCCTTTGGGGATCGATCCTTACAGGGTTGAGCGGGGGAAAGGGGTGTCCCTTCCCCCGACCTCCTCGATCCCCTTCCGAAGCGCAAAAAGGTCCGAAGAAGCGAGGACCTGCCTCTACTGGGCGATATGGGACTTGATATATTCGATCGCATCGCCCACGGTCTGGATCTTCTCTGCATCCTCGTCGGAGATTTCCATGTTATACTCCTCTTCCAGCGCCATGACCAGTTCCACCAGGTCGAGGGAGTCGGCCCCCAAATCATCGACAAACTTGGCTTCGGGCGTCACCTCGCTCTCGTTCACCCCCAACTGTTCTACGATGATCTCTTTGACCCTTTTCTCAATGTCCATCGGATCTACCTCCTCACATGTAGATGCCACCGTTCACATTCAATACCTGTCCGGTGATATAACGGGATCGCTCGGAAACGAGGAAGAGCACGGCCTGGGCCACATCCTCCGGCTGCCCCAGTCGTTCCATCGGGATCATCCGAATCAAGGTCTCCCTTACCTTTTCGGGGATGGCATCGGTCATGGCCGTCTGGATGAACCCCGGGGCGATCGCGTTGACGTTGATCCCCCTGGAGGCAAATTCCCTCGCGATCGTTTTGGTGAAGCCGATCACCCCCGCCTTGGAGGCGGCATAGTTGGCCTGACCCGGGTTTCCCATCTCGCCGGAGACAGAGGCGATGTTGACGATCTTCCCGCTCTTCTGTTTGGCCATGTGGCGAAGGGCAGCTTTGGTGCAGTGGAAGGTCCCTTTGAGGTTGACATCGAGGACCGAGTCCCAATCCTCTTCGGTCATCCTCAAGATCAGACGGTCGCGGGTGATGCCAGCATTGTTGACCAGGATATCGATCCGGCCAAATCGTCCGACGATGGTCTCGACCATCTGTTCGACTTCGTTCCAGAGGGCCACATTGGCCTGGAGGGCCAAGGCCTGTCTTCCGAGGGCCTCGACTTCCATAGCTGTTTCCTTGGCTTTTTCGATGTTAATGTCCGAGATCGCCACATCCGCCCCGTTTTCGGCGAGAAGCAGGGCGATGGCCCTTCCGATCCCCTGGGCCGCCCCGGTCACCAAGGCGACTTTCCCTGAGAGTTCCACCTCGATCTCCTTTTCATGAAAGCTGTTGAAGCGATGGAATATCCTCGACGTTGGCCGTTTCGACCTTCGGATCGATCCGCTTCATCAAACCCGTAAGGACCTTTCCCGGCCCGATCTCAATGACCCTCTCCACCCCCTCCTCGATCATCAGGCGCATCGACTCCTCCCATCGGACCGGGCTCGACACCTGTTCCACTAGAAGGGGTTTGACCCTCTCCGGTTCCGAATTGGTTTTGGCCTCTACGTTGGTGACGACCGGCACCTGGAGCGAGAAGACCGGTGTCTCTTGTAACACCTCTTTCAACCGGAGTCCAGCGGATTTCATCAATGGGGAATGGAAGGGGGCGCTTACCTGAAGAGGGATCGCCTTCTTCCCTTTCTGCTTGACCAGATGGATGGCCCGTGACACGGCCTTGGCATGGCCAGCGATTACGATCTGGCCGGGACAGTTGAAATTGGCAGGGGTGAGGACCTCACCGTCCGAGGCCTCCTGGCAGATCCTTTCCACGTCCTCTCTCTCCATGCCGAGGACGGCGGCCATGGCCCCCTCGCCCACCGGAACGGCCTCCTGCATGAACCTGCCCCGCAGACGAACCACCCGAACGGCATCGGCAAAGGAAAAAGCCCCCGAGGCGACCAGGGCGCTGTATTCTCCAAGGCTATGTCCCGCCATCAGCGCGGGCTTGACCTCTCTCTCGCTCTGGAGCACCCGAAGGGCGGCGATGCTGACCGTCAGAATGGCGGGCTGGGTGTTCTCCGTCAATTTCAGGGCCTCCTCCGGACCTTCAAAGCAGAGCTTTGAGATGTGAAACTTGAGGGCCTCGTCGGCCTCTTCGAACACCTCACGGGCCACCTTAAAATGGTCGTAAAGGTCCTTGCCCATTCCGACCGATTGGGAACCTTGGCCCGGAAAGATGAAAGCGGTCTTCTTCGGCTCCATGGTCCTCCTCTTCCCCTGAACCCCTTCCGTCCCCCTTTAAGGCTCGACGGAAGGTCAGATCATCGCTTTCCCGCATACTCCTTGCTCAGCTCGAGGCCGATGACGTTTCGCTGGATTTGATTGGTCCCTTCGTAGATCTGGAGGATCTTGGCATCCCGCATCATCTTCTCGACAGGATATTCCTTCATATAGCCATACCCCCCGAAGATCTGGACGGCATCCGTCGTCACTTTCATGGCCGTATCGCTGGCGAAGACCTTGGCCATCCCTGAGACTTTGGAGATCTCCTTGGGGTCTTTTGAGAGGTCTATGTATCGGGCCACAGAGTAGACTAGGGCCCGGGCCGCTTCGACCAAGGTGGCCATATCGGCCAGCATATGCTGGATCGCCTGAAACGAGATGATCTTCTTTCCGAACTGCTCCCTCTCCCTGGCGTAGCGGACCGCCTCATCCAACGCCCCCTGGGCCAGGCCAACGCCCTGGGCGCCCACCCCCGGCCGGGTGCGATCGAAGGTCTTCATGGTGATGATGAACCCCATGCCCTCCTTGGCGATGAGATTCTCCTTCGGCACGAAGCAGTCCTGAAAGACCAACTCCCGGGTCGCCGAGGCCCGGATCCCCATCTTGTTCTCTTTCTTTCCGAAGCTGAAACCTGGCATCCCTTTTTCGAGGATGAAGGCGCTCGCCCCCCTTGGCCCTTTGGAGCGGTCCGTCATGGCGATGACGGTATAGATCTCGGCCTCTCCTCCGTTGGTGATCCACTGCTTCGTCCCGTTGAGAAGATATCCACCCTCCGTCCGCGTGGCGGTGGTCCGGATCGAACCGGCATCGCTTCCCGCATCGGCCTCGGTCAACCCGAAGGCCGCCAGTTTCTTTCCGCTGGCGATGTCCGGTAGATATTTTCGCTTCTGCTCGGGACTCCCGAAGAGCATGATGGGATGGGCTCCCAATCCGCTGGCCGCATAACTGGTCGCCACGCCCAGACAGACGCGGCTCAGCTCTTCGACGGCCAGACAATTCTCGAGCACCCCCCCGCCGAATCCGCCGTACTCCTCTTCGATGGAGACCCCGAAAAGCCCCGCATCTGCACAGACCTTCAGGATCTCCCAGGGGAATTCTCCGGTCTCGTCCAATTCTGCCCGAACGGGCAGGATCTTCTCGAGGGCGATCTTTCGAGCCAGGTCCTTGATCGATTGCTGATCAGGGGTCAGAAAATAGTCCACGCTCTCTTCCTCCTATCGATTGATCGGTGTCGTATTCCCGGGTCTCCTGAAACCGTTCTTCAATCTCTGCCCCAATTGGAGGAGGTCCTGTTTCTCCTTCAATTCCTGGGTGAGATGTTCGTTCAATTTGTTCTTCGCCAAATTGGCGGCCAACACAATGGCATTCATGATCGCCTTGGCGTTGGAGGCGCCGTGGCAAATGACGCAATTCCCATTCACCCCGAGCAAGGGGGCTCCCCCGTATTCTGAGTAGTCGAAACGTTTTTCCAGGCGTCGGATGGCCCGTTTCATAAAGAAGTAGGCGATCCTCGCCCTGAGATTGTCCTTGGCCTCCCATTTCAGAAGGCCGTGGATGGTCTCCCACAACCCCTCGCTGATCTTCAGGGCGACGTTGCCGACAAACCCGTCGCAGACGATCACATCGACCTTTCCGCTATTGAGGTCTCTTCCTTCGACATATCCCACATAATTGAGGTCCATCTGGGAGAGGATCTCATGGACCTCGCGGGTCAAGTCGTTGCCCTTCCCCTCCTCCTCGCCATTGCTCAGCAGTCCGATCCGGGGCTCCTTTTCGCCCAGAATATATTTGGCATAGGCATCGCCCATCAGGGCGAATTGAACCAAATGCCAGGGCTTGCAATCGACATTGCCCCCCGAGTCGATGAGCACCGTATGCCCCTTAAAGGCCGGATGGATCGTGGCGATGGCCGGCCGGTCCACCCCCTCGAGCTTCTTAAAAATGAACATGGCCAAGGCCATGGCGGCGCCGGAGTTGCCTGCGGTCACCACGCCGTTGACCTGCCCCTCTTTTTCGAGATCGATGGCCACCTTGATCGAGCTCTCCTTCATCCGTCTGAGGACGGTGGAGGGGGAGTCGTGCATGGCCACGACATGAGAGGTATGGTGGACGTAGATCGGGAGTTTGGAGGTGGGATATTTGGAGAGTTCCCGGCTGATCTGATCTTCGTCTCCCACCAGCACCACCTTCACCCCATGCTCTTTGGCCGCCCGAACCGCACCTTCAACCGTTGTCTGCGGGGCATAATCGCCGCCCATGGCATCGACAGCAATTTTCATTGCTCGCTCATTTCCTATTTTTCTTCGGTAACCTGGATGATCTCCCTTCCTCTGTAGGTCCCGCAATGGGGGCAGACATGGTGTGGCAATAGCGGTTCGTGACATTGGGGACAGTGGGTATAAGTCGGACCGCGTAACCGATCGTGGGCCCTTCGCTTATCCCTTCTTGAAGGAGAATGCCGCCTCTTCGGAACTCCCATCTTTCCTTTCCTTTCTCCATCTCCCCTGGACGCATTTGCGATAGGGGGGAGGGGTTAGGGTAATTTGAAAGCCTTCAGAACCTGAAATGCCGAATCCAGCCCCTTATGAACGCATTGACACGTCGAAACGTTGAGATCCGTTCCGCATTGGGAGCAGAGCCCTCGACATCCCTCCTGACAGAGGGGCTGAATGGGGATTTCCAGGAAGATCTGTTCGCAAGCGATCTCGGAAAGTTGGATCTCTCCTCCTTCGTAGAAACCCATATCGAGTTCATCGTGGGAGAGGTCCATCTCTTCCTTGAACGTCGCCCCCTTTAACGGGTGGAGGTGGAGATCGTAAGAGGTGGCGATCGGATGAGGAAATTCTTTGAGACACCTACCACACCGTAACAGGACCACCGCTTCCACCTCTCCTCGGATCAGGACCGATCGTCCCACCTTCTTGATGCTCACCTCGGACTTTAAGGGGCCCTCAAAAGAAAAATCGATCTCAGAGAGTTGATCCAGATAACCCGCAAGCTCCAGGGGATCCTCTTGCCATTTGAGCTCCAATCCTTCCTCTGGGATGTCTTCCAATTTTAGGGTCAGCATTTTTAGCCCGTCGAGCAAGAAATTAGACTGTTAAATATAAAAGAAATTCCCCCTTTGTCAAGGGGGACTGGCGATCCCTCTCTCGATGGGGAGGGGAGGGTGTTTCAGAGGCGAGGGTCGATCGACGAACGATCGATGGATCAAGGGGCCCTGGGAAATAACTTGAGTAGGTGGTCCAGGGATTCTTCAGGCCTTCGCAGGCGGAGGAAGGATTCGAGTTCCAAGAGGTCAAAACCGGAATAGGCCTCCGAAGGAATTTCCACCCCGAAAAGCTTTCGCAGGCGCTCCTTCTGCCGGTTTTTCAAAATGATCTCGTACGCTTTATAATCCGGGTCCTCGGGACCCGTAAACAGCCTTCCTTCATAAGAAGGATACGGTGAAGCCACCTCCCTTTTCTCCCCCGGGTCAGCCCATGCCGCCATGGCGAAGGTAAATACGAAAAATAGCCAAAGCCTCGCAAAACTTTTCACGAAATTATCATAGGGTATCTTCGGCCAAAAGTCAAGCAACCCTCTCCCCTGCGGCCACGTCTCTTGTAAGAAGCCGAACTCTATGTTAATTTTAAACCGAACGCATGATCCCTCCTTCGGTCCTCCACCAGATTTTCGCGGCCATGGAGCAAGGGGTCGTCTTTATCGACGACCGAAACCGGATCGCCTACTTCAATCCCGCCGCCGAACGACACCGGGATACCTCCCTGAAGGAGATGGTGGGCCGTTCCATCCTGGACTGCCATCCCGAAAAGGTCCATGCGAAACTATTAAAAATTATCGAAGAGCTGAAATCGGGGAAAATCGAAGGCCACCACCTGATGAACGTCCAGCTGGTTAAGGGAAAGTTTTATGACAACACCTACACGGCTGTCTATGGGCCGGACCATCGATATTTGGGCACCCTCGTGGTCTCTCAGGAGGTGACAGAGCGCAAGAAGGGGGAGGAGAGATTGAGGGAAGCCCTCAAAAAGCTTGAGGCGGCCAACGAAGAGTTGGTCCGCTTAAACCGCCTGAAGGATGATTTCCTCTCCAACGTTAGCCATGAATTGAAAACCCCGATGATCTCCGTCATGGGCTATATCGGGATGATCCTCGCGGAGAAGGTCGGCCCCCTCACGGAACAACAGAAGAGGTTTTTGGAGATTTCCTATAAAAACCTCCACAAGTTGGGAAAGAACATCGACAACCTTCTGGAGCTGGCGGAGATCGGGATCCGAAAAGAGGGCTATGTCTTCGAGCCGGTCGATCTGGTGAAGACGATCCAATTCGCCTGTGCGACGATCGAACCCCTGGCCAAGGAATATCAAATCCACGTGGAGAGGCAAATCCCAGAGGGCCCCCTGATCATTGAGGGCGTGCCGGACAAGCTCGACCAGCTCTTCAACAACCTGCTCTCGAACGCCATCAAATATAACCGTCCTGGCGGGAAGATCGTCGTCACCCTGACGGAAGATGATCGGTCCGCGGTGGCGCGCATCCAGGACACCGGCATCGGGATCTCTCACCAATCCCATCAAGAGGTCTTCACCCGATTTTTCCAAGGAGAGAAAAAGCCCCTTGGAGATTTGAGAGGCCTCGGGATCGGACTTTCCCTGGTTCAGGAGATCGTCCACCTCCACCAGGGCGAGATCAGGCTCCAGAGCGAACCAGGCCAAGGGACGATCTTCTCGGTCATCCTCCCCAAAAGGACCTCCGCGCCTCCCCAGGCCCCTCCCTCGTAACGAATCGACCTCTCAAGGCCTTAGGGTCCAACCCAAGGGCCTGGCGCAGAACTCTCTGGCGGCCTCTGTCCGATAGGGGGTCCGTTCGACATCGACGAGGACGGTGAAGCAGTGATCGAACCTCTGAAAGGTATATCGGGTGTAGGGAAAGTAATATTCGGCATATCCGTTCGGAAGGTGGACGTCGTTCAAAACCGCGAGGGTCTGATCTCGATCCTGGAGGCGGAGATCGGCCCGAAGGGGGGGGCCGTCGTTTCTCAATCTGACCCGAAACCGGATCTCCTGGCCAGGGCGGGCAGGGTCGGGGAACATCTCGAGATCTTCCACGAAGAGGGGTCCGATCTTCGCCTCCTTCAGGGTCCAGCCCGCATAGGTTCTGCGGGCACAGAACTCCCTCAGGAGATCGACCGGCCTCCTCGTCCGCTCGATATCGACCTCGACCGTGAAGCAGTGCTCGAAACGGGAAAACCGGTAACCGGTCGAAGGGAAGACGATCCGGTTGTGTCCCGGTTTGACCCAGATATCCTGGGCCGAGGTCACCACCTCATCCCGGTCTTTCACAAAGAAACTCAGCCTGGCCGAATACTGTGAAAAATTGGAGAGAATCGCCTCGAAACGAATCCTCTGCCCCTCCCAGACCGGATCAGGGATCATCTCGAGCTGGAGGATCTGAAGATCGCTCCGATGGATCTTCGGTTCCCACATCTCCCTCAATCTTTCCAAAGGGGGGATGGGCTGGGAATGGACGAAATGAGGGCCTATGCCCATGAAGGATAGCCCGGCGAGGATGAATAAGAGCTTTCTCATGTCTTCTCCCCTCCCTTCTTCAGGGTGAAACGGCTAAATCAGCCGCTTCTCGATCAAATGGTTCATGGCGCTCTGGCAGGAGGTGGTGGCCAGCGAGAGGGCCTCGGAGAAGGATCTCAGAACGTCTTCGAAGAGGGAGAGTTGAATCCTTCCGATGATCTCCATCAATTTTCTCTCCAGCTCGACGTAATGATCGAGGCCCATCACATTCTGGGCGACCCGGAGTTCTCTCAGAAGGCCTTCAAGATACCAGACCAGGACCTTTCTGCCCCCGGATGCTTCGGCCTCGTCCTTCACCGTGGCCAGGAGTTCGAGGAGGTTGATCCCGATGATCAACCCCGATTTCATCTTCTCGGAATACTGCAGATCGAGGATGGCTTCTCTCGTCTCCATGGTGGGGTCCTTTAGCGGTAGGGTTTGAGCCGCTCCAGAAGGGCGGGGTCGACCACGATCCCCAGCTTTCCCGCGAGGTCGGCATGTTCGATGGCCTGTTTAAACTCCCCCCTTTCGAAATAGAGGACAGCCAAATGGTAGTGGGGGAGGGCATATTTCGGATCGATCGCCAGGGCCTTCTGATAAGAGGCGATGGCCTCTTCCCATCTTCCCTGTTGGCGGTAGAGGCTTCCGA includes:
- the rpiB gene encoding ribose 5-phosphate isomerase B translates to MQIGLACDHGGYELKEALKSFLRELNHEPLDFGTFSGEAVDYPDYGIRAAEKVSRGELERAILICGTGIGMSIVANKFRGVRAALVQDLFSARLSREHTDANILVIGGRIVARELAKEIVKVWLETPFSGGRHKRRLEQIERLEEKNFRPPISAEGDLPGDPSGVTQDKTG
- the fabF gene encoding beta-ketoacyl-ACP synthase II, with the translated sequence MRRRVVVTGLGLVIPTGIGVETAWRNICEGKTGIGRITRFNPEKFETQIAAEVKGFNPELYIEKKEIKKMDLFIQYALAATKEAIEDARLTITPENCERVGVIVGTGLGGLPTIERYHQILLEKGPGRISPFFIPMLIANLASGQIAIHYGAKGPNTCLVTACATGAHCIGDAFRAIVYGDADVIIAGGTEANITPLTVGGFNAMKALSTRNDEPEKACRPFEKNRDGFVIAEGAGIMILEEMEFALRRNAKIYAELVGYGYTGDAYHITAPSPDGDGAIRCMRMAIQDARLEPEEVDYINAHGTSTPLNDLTETLAIKAVFGKRAKEIPISATKSMTGHLLGAAGSTEAIFTVLSIRDGILPPTLNYEEPDPECDLDYVPNVARRQEVKVGMSNSFGFGGTNCTLIFKKFTGMD
- the acpP gene encoding acyl carrier protein, which encodes MDIEKRVKEIIVEQLGVNESEVTPEAKFVDDLGADSLDLVELVMALEEEYNMEISDEDAEKIQTVGDAIEYIKSHIAQ
- the fabG gene encoding 3-oxoacyl-[acyl-carrier-protein] reductase, whose translation is MELSGKVALVTGAAQGIGRAIALLLAENGADVAISDINIEKAKETAMEVEALGRQALALQANVALWNEVEQMVETIVGRFGRIDILVNNAGITRDRLILRMTEEDWDSVLDVNLKGTFHCTKAALRHMAKQKSGKIVNIASVSGEMGNPGQANYAASKAGVIGFTKTIAREFASRGINVNAIAPGFIQTAMTDAIPEKVRETLIRMIPMERLGQPEDVAQAVLFLVSERSRYITGQVLNVNGGIYM
- the fabD gene encoding ACP S-malonyltransferase; the protein is MEPKKTAFIFPGQGSQSVGMGKDLYDHFKVAREVFEEADEALKFHISKLCFEGPEEALKLTENTQPAILTVSIAALRVLQSEREVKPALMAGHSLGEYSALVASGAFSFADAVRVVRLRGRFMQEAVPVGEGAMAAVLGMEREDVERICQEASDGEVLTPANFNCPGQIVIAGHAKAVSRAIHLVKQKGKKAIPLQVSAPFHSPLMKSAGLRLKEVLQETPVFSLQVPVVTNVEAKTNSEPERVKPLLVEQVSSPVRWEESMRLMIEEGVERVIEIGPGKVLTGLMKRIDPKVETANVEDIPSLQQLS
- a CDS encoding acyl-CoA dehydrogenase family protein; this encodes MDYFLTPDQQSIKDLARKIALEKILPVRAELDETGEFPWEILKVCADAGLFGVSIEEEYGGFGGGVLENCLAVEELSRVCLGVATSYAASGLGAHPIMLFGSPEQKRKYLPDIASGKKLAAFGLTEADAGSDAGSIRTTATRTEGGYLLNGTKQWITNGGEAEIYTVIAMTDRSKGPRGASAFILEKGMPGFSFGKKENKMGIRASATRELVFQDCFVPKENLIAKEGMGFIITMKTFDRTRPGVGAQGVGLAQGALDEAVRYAREREQFGKKIISFQAIQHMLADMATLVEAARALVYSVARYIDLSKDPKEISKVSGMAKVFASDTAMKVTTDAVQIFGGYGYMKEYPVEKMMRDAKILQIYEGTNQIQRNVIGLELSKEYAGKR
- the plsX gene encoding phosphate acyltransferase PlsX is translated as MKIAVDAMGGDYAPQTTVEGAVRAAKEHGVKVVLVGDEDQISRELSKYPTSKLPIYVHHTSHVVAMHDSPSTVLRRMKESSIKVAIDLEKEGQVNGVVTAGNSGAAMALAMFIFKKLEGVDRPAIATIHPAFKGHTVLIDSGGNVDCKPWHLVQFALMGDAYAKYILGEKEPRIGLLSNGEEEGKGNDLTREVHEILSQMDLNYVGYVEGRDLNSGKVDVIVCDGFVGNVALKISEGLWETIHGLLKWEAKDNLRARIAYFFMKRAIRRLEKRFDYSEYGGAPLLGVNGNCVICHGASNAKAIMNAIVLAANLAKNKLNEHLTQELKEKQDLLQLGQRLKNGFRRPGNTTPINR
- the rpmF gene encoding 50S ribosomal protein L32, with the protein product MGVPKRRHSPSRRDKRRAHDRLRGPTYTHCPQCHEPLLPHHVCPHCGTYRGREIIQVTEEK
- a CDS encoding DUF177 domain-containing protein — encoded protein: MLDGLKMLTLKLEDIPEEGLELKWQEDPLELAGYLDQLSEIDFSFEGPLKSEVSIKKVGRSVLIRGEVEAVVLLRCGRCLKEFPHPIATSYDLHLHPLKGATFKEEMDLSHDELDMGFYEGGEIQLSEIACEQIFLEIPIQPLCQEGCRGLCSQCGTDLNVSTCQCVHKGLDSAFQVLKAFKLP
- a CDS encoding ATP-binding protein — encoded protein: MIPPSVLHQIFAAMEQGVVFIDDRNRIAYFNPAAERHRDTSLKEMVGRSILDCHPEKVHAKLLKIIEELKSGKIEGHHLMNVQLVKGKFYDNTYTAVYGPDHRYLGTLVVSQEVTERKKGEERLREALKKLEAANEELVRLNRLKDDFLSNVSHELKTPMISVMGYIGMILAEKVGPLTEQQKRFLEISYKNLHKLGKNIDNLLELAEIGIRKEGYVFEPVDLVKTIQFACATIEPLAKEYQIHVERQIPEGPLIIEGVPDKLDQLFNNLLSNAIKYNRPGGKIVVTLTEDDRSAVARIQDTGIGISHQSHQEVFTRFFQGEKKPLGDLRGLGIGLSLVQEIVHLHQGEIRLQSEPGQGTIFSVILPKRTSAPPQAPPS